A genomic region of Leptolyngbya sp. NIES-2104 contains the following coding sequences:
- a CDS encoding STAS domain-containing protein has product MKYSRCVDLPSGGTIQGAIVVELTVLRLRFKMSEFRDKRSTYDFELVWGKSMALVEQHEEIVLQPQGRLDVVGGEALQQQWVTLAPRRYKVWIIDLSRIEFIDSSGLVALVGGLKTATEMGTKMVLCGLRPSSRLIFEITQLDQAFAIFENYEAIARSFGRSQDVLQLA; this is encoded by the coding sequence TTGAAGTACTCTAGATGCGTAGATCTACCGAGTGGCGGAACGATTCAAGGCGCGATCGTCGTCGAATTAACGGTACTCCGATTACGCTTTAAGATGTCAGAGTTTCGAGATAAACGATCGACATACGATTTTGAACTGGTGTGGGGGAAAAGCATGGCGTTAGTTGAGCAGCACGAAGAGATTGTGCTACAGCCACAGGGACGGCTGGATGTGGTGGGCGGTGAGGCTCTACAGCAACAATGGGTCACACTCGCTCCTAGACGGTATAAGGTTTGGATTATCGATTTGTCGAGAATTGAGTTTATCGATAGTTCAGGATTGGTCGCGTTGGTGGGTGGATTGAAGACGGCAACAGAAATGGGCACGAAAATGGTACTGTGCGGGTTGCGTCCTTCATCTCGACTGATTTTTGAGATTACACAACTCGATCAGGCATTTGCGATTTTTGAGAATTATGAGGCAATTGCGCGATCGTTTGGGCGGTCACAAGATGTCTTGCAGCTTGCTTGA
- a CDS encoding class I SAM-dependent methyltransferase — protein MLLNPNQREKLDPSNDALFYEQPRFVTHVDEGFIQQLTDLYRDRLKPNSRIFDMMSSWVSHLPDDVQFEHVEGHGLNGEELARNSRLNHYFVQNLNLDPKLPLPDQSFDAVLNTVSVQYVQYPEAIFNEIHRILKPGGIAVVSFSNRMFYQKAIAAWRDGAERDRVELVKNYFKAVPGFSQPEVIVKQSQTPPVLQLFGMSGGDPFYAVIATRVD, from the coding sequence ATGTTGCTTAATCCGAATCAGCGAGAAAAGTTAGACCCCTCGAATGATGCTTTGTTTTATGAGCAGCCGCGCTTTGTCACGCATGTAGATGAAGGATTTATTCAGCAGTTGACTGATCTGTATCGCGATCGCTTAAAGCCGAATTCGCGCATCTTTGACATGATGAGCAGTTGGGTGTCACATTTGCCCGATGATGTTCAGTTCGAGCATGTGGAAGGACATGGATTGAATGGAGAAGAGCTTGCGCGAAATTCAAGACTGAATCACTACTTTGTGCAGAATTTGAACTTAGACCCGAAGTTGCCACTGCCCGATCAGTCATTTGATGCGGTGTTGAATACTGTTTCAGTACAGTATGTTCAATATCCTGAAGCAATCTTTAACGAAATTCATCGGATTTTGAAACCGGGTGGAATTGCGGTTGTTAGCTTCTCGAATCGGATGTTTTATCAAAAAGCGATCGCAGCTTGGCGAGATGGAGCAGAACGCGATCGCGTTGAACTGGTGAAAAACTACTTCAAAGCGGTTCCTGGATTTTCACAGCCTGAAGTGATTGTGAAACAATCTCAAACGCCGCCCGTCCTACAGTTATTTGGGATGTCTGGAGGCGATCCGTTTTATGCAGTGATTGCCACTCGGGTTGATTGA
- a CDS encoding DedA family protein, with protein MSFDFISPEAIEQIAQQYGYWAIFFGILLENLGLPIPGETVTLAGGFLAGSDQLNYWWVVGDAALGATIGGNIGYWIGRYGGWALLLNLGKLFRIKEAQIEELKRQFGENAGKAVFLGRFVALLRIFASPLAGIAEMPYWKFTLYNTIGALTWATVMVSLAYFAGQIVPLEKLFTLASQFGIVAFLLVAAWVVVPLWLESRKSKQLISEGTAIVPDEAKED; from the coding sequence ATGTCATTCGACTTTATTTCGCCAGAAGCGATCGAGCAAATTGCTCAACAGTACGGATATTGGGCGATTTTTTTCGGGATTTTATTGGAAAATTTGGGACTGCCGATTCCGGGTGAAACGGTGACGCTTGCAGGTGGATTTCTAGCAGGCAGTGATCAGTTGAATTACTGGTGGGTCGTAGGTGATGCTGCGCTTGGAGCCACGATCGGCGGCAATATCGGCTATTGGATTGGGCGGTATGGCGGCTGGGCACTGTTGCTGAATTTAGGTAAGCTGTTTCGGATCAAAGAAGCTCAAATTGAGGAATTGAAGCGGCAGTTCGGTGAGAATGCAGGCAAAGCGGTGTTTCTCGGTCGATTTGTGGCACTGCTGCGGATTTTTGCGAGTCCCTTAGCGGGAATTGCTGAAATGCCATATTGGAAATTTACGCTGTATAACACGATCGGTGCGCTGACTTGGGCGACGGTGATGGTGTCACTGGCGTATTTTGCGGGTCAGATTGTGCCGCTAGAGAAGCTGTTTACGTTGGCTTCTCAGTTTGGTATTGTCGCGTTCTTGCTGGTGGCAGCTTGGGTTGTAGTGCCATTGTGGTTGGAATCGCGGAAGTCGAAGCAACTCATTTCTGAGGGAACTGCGATCGTGCCTGACGAAGCGAAGGAAGATTAA
- a CDS encoding alanine--glyoxylate aminotransferase family protein, giving the protein MDDKLMLMIPGPTPVPEQVLSAMAKHPIGHRSGDFGKIVAEVTQNLKWLHQTQNDVLILAASGTGAMEAGIINFLSPGDRVLVGTNGKFGERWAEVTDAYGLQTERVTAEWGKPLDPEAIRERLESDREKQIKAVIITHSETSTGVINDLETINRYVKAHGEALIIVDTVTSLGATSVPVDEWGLDVVASGSQKGYMIPPGLGFVAVSPKAWEAYKTAKLPRYYLDLGKYRKSSAKDTTPFTPAINLFYAMQAALRMMQAEGLENIFSRHERLRTAARAAVKGLGMPLFAADECSSPAITAVMPNGVDAEQIRKVMRNRFDIALAGGQDHLKGKIFRIGHLGFVSDRDLLTAIAALEATLQDLNYDGFTPGAGIAAAASVLSH; this is encoded by the coding sequence ATGGACGATAAATTAATGCTCATGATTCCAGGACCGACTCCGGTGCCGGAGCAGGTCTTATCGGCAATGGCAAAACATCCGATCGGACACCGGAGCGGTGATTTTGGCAAAATCGTGGCAGAAGTCACTCAAAATTTAAAGTGGCTGCATCAAACTCAAAATGATGTGCTCATTCTCGCGGCAAGTGGGACGGGCGCGATGGAAGCGGGCATCATCAATTTCCTCAGTCCGGGCGATCGCGTTTTAGTTGGAACGAATGGTAAATTCGGGGAACGCTGGGCAGAAGTGACTGATGCGTATGGATTGCAGACTGAGCGCGTGACGGCAGAATGGGGTAAACCGCTCGACCCCGAAGCGATTCGGGAACGGTTGGAAAGCGATCGAGAAAAACAAATCAAAGCCGTGATCATCACGCACAGTGAAACTTCAACGGGTGTGATCAATGATTTGGAAACGATCAATCGCTATGTGAAAGCACATGGCGAAGCGTTGATTATTGTGGATACTGTGACCAGTTTGGGTGCGACCAGTGTTCCCGTCGATGAATGGGGCTTAGATGTCGTTGCATCAGGATCGCAGAAAGGCTACATGATTCCGCCGGGATTAGGTTTCGTTGCTGTGAGTCCGAAGGCTTGGGAAGCTTATAAAACTGCGAAATTGCCTCGGTACTACTTGGATTTGGGCAAATATCGTAAGTCGAGCGCGAAAGATACCACTCCGTTCACGCCTGCGATTAACTTGTTCTACGCGATGCAAGCTGCTCTGAGAATGATGCAGGCAGAAGGATTAGAAAACATTTTCTCAAGACACGAACGGCTTCGGACAGCAGCACGAGCGGCAGTTAAAGGTTTAGGAATGCCGTTGTTTGCAGCGGATGAGTGCAGTAGTCCAGCGATTACCGCCGTGATGCCGAATGGAGTCGATGCAGAACAAATTCGGAAAGTGATGCGGAATCGGTTTGATATTGCCCTCGCAGGTGGACAAGATCATCTCAAGGGGAAAATTTTCCGAATTGGTCACTTGGGATTTGTCAGCGATCGCGATCTTTTAACTGCGATCGCTGCTCTTGAAGCGACTCTGCAAGACCTCAACTACGACGGATTCACGCCTGGAGCGGGAATTGCTGCCGCTGCGAGCGTTTTATCGCACTAA
- a CDS encoding NAD(P)/FAD-dependent oxidoreductase — translation MKLTKKNLAEKLDHVYDVIIVGGGAGGLSAAIYLQRYRLSCLVIEKGRGRSFWMQELQNYLGLPPGTPGRTMLQQGQNHFLSLGGDYLMGFVEEVKDEGDTFAVKTKIGKVESSYPVFRAKYVIAASGIIDHLPKLDDMQNVFDYAGHNLHVCMICDGWEMADTKCGLFAGTEGAINTAFVLNWFTPYITVFTQGLFEVSDAMREKLKAHGYPLVEMPLKRFIGHDHTMTGVELADGSTIELETGLVAMGSHFYNGYLQGLDLEWKGGNLATDNMCRTSHPRIFAIGDLKEGLNQVSIAVADGTLAATAIWREIRRSSPPRLWEENLNLMTPGVPVS, via the coding sequence ATGAAGCTTACCAAAAAGAACCTCGCAGAAAAGCTTGATCACGTTTACGATGTCATCATCGTTGGCGGGGGAGCGGGTGGACTTTCCGCAGCGATTTATCTCCAGCGTTACCGATTATCATGTCTTGTGATCGAAAAAGGTCGCGGGCGATCGTTCTGGATGCAGGAGCTTCAAAACTATCTGGGCTTACCGCCCGGAACTCCCGGACGCACGATGCTTCAACAAGGTCAGAATCACTTTCTTTCTCTCGGTGGCGATTACCTCATGGGCTTTGTCGAGGAAGTGAAAGATGAGGGTGACACCTTTGCAGTCAAAACCAAAATCGGCAAAGTCGAAAGTAGCTACCCGGTCTTCCGCGCCAAATACGTTATCGCTGCCAGTGGCATCATCGACCATCTGCCCAAACTCGATGACATGCAGAACGTTTTCGATTACGCCGGACACAATCTGCACGTCTGCATGATTTGTGACGGGTGGGAAATGGCGGATACGAAATGTGGCTTATTTGCCGGAACCGAAGGCGCGATCAATACGGCTTTCGTGCTGAATTGGTTTACGCCGTACATTACGGTGTTTACTCAAGGCTTATTTGAAGTCAGCGATGCGATGCGTGAGAAATTGAAAGCGCACGGGTATCCGCTGGTCGAAATGCCGCTGAAGCGATTTATCGGACATGACCACACTATGACCGGGGTTGAACTCGCGGACGGCAGCACGATCGAGCTTGAAACCGGACTCGTGGCAATGGGTTCGCATTTTTACAACGGTTACTTACAAGGCTTGGATCTCGAATGGAAAGGCGGAAATCTAGCCACCGATAATATGTGTCGGACATCGCATCCGAGAATTTTTGCGATCGGAGACTTAAAAGAGGGGTTAAATCAAGTATCAATTGCGGTCGCGGATGGTACATTGGCGGCAACCGCAATCTGGCGAGAAATTCGTCGATCGTCTCCTCCGCGATTGTGGGAGGAAAACCTCAACTTGATGACCCCAGGAGTACCTGTCTCGTGA
- a CDS encoding type I restriction enzyme HsdR N-terminal domain-containing protein: MVQAISKQIVSLNQVHEKFGLRRADNDRFFTEWREDIVPLSAGDTARLDQIKQRYDYQQADSPMLEETVKLLIVSPLLDLAGFYEPPFRFRAELPVSFKFEDEEEIQGRLDALVIQQRFWVLVVEAKQTKASIEVGIPQLLTYMMANPNPQQAVFGLVTNGSSFAFAKVLEQAYDFSDVYSLISRRNQLYDVLSILKKIGTLIK, encoded by the coding sequence ATGGTTCAAGCAATTTCTAAGCAAATCGTTAGCCTCAACCAAGTTCACGAAAAATTTGGACTCAGACGGGCAGACAACGATCGCTTTTTCACCGAATGGCGGGAAGACATCGTGCCTTTGAGCGCTGGAGACACAGCACGCCTTGACCAAATCAAACAGCGATACGACTATCAACAAGCAGATAGCCCAATGCTCGAAGAAACCGTCAAATTGCTGATTGTGTCTCCGTTGCTTGATTTAGCAGGATTCTACGAGCCTCCGTTTCGGTTTAGAGCAGAACTGCCAGTCAGTTTTAAGTTTGAAGATGAAGAAGAGATTCAGGGACGGCTTGATGCACTGGTGATTCAGCAGCGATTCTGGGTTTTAGTGGTTGAGGCAAAACAAACGAAGGCTTCGATCGAGGTTGGAATTCCTCAGCTACTCACTTACATGATGGCGAATCCGAACCCGCAGCAAGCCGTGTTTGGATTGGTCACAAATGGAAGTAGCTTTGCATTTGCGAAAGTGCTTGAGCAAGCTTATGATTTCTCAGATGTTTACTCGCTAATTTCCCGGCGCAATCAGCTTTACGATGTGCTGAGCATTCTGAAAAAGATTGGAACGCTGATCAAATAA
- a CDS encoding glycosyltransferase family 4 protein has protein sequence MKTLFTIHYPADSNAGGFGVTQRLGEEYEKLGHQTEFYSLSDLPKSLHPLAKFLLFPEFTAAKIVRSLSKSSIDVIDASTADAWIWGLILQKFRKTRPLLVARCHGLEHIEHLEYLEEAKRGNLKLEWKYPLYRGSIRLWEAATSMQQSDLVLLLNNRDRDYVVEKLGVHPDRAHVVPNGIPETMLNRSFEPTPPENEPIKIAQVSSYIVRKGIQYGSPALNALLKRYPKLEVSLFGTEIPAEQVYADFDSEVRDRLTVIPYYENHRLPELLKGHHIKVMPTISEGFGVALLEAMACGLAPVTTTAPGPMEIVRDRETGLIVPCRDRAAFEQAIETLILDRGLLDRLRQNACRFAQRYSWKNIAQENLNLYDLAWKLRSDLSPEWMTNERDRPTIYKRDYPTTYRRD, from the coding sequence ATGAAAACCCTATTCACCATTCATTATCCTGCTGATTCAAACGCTGGCGGTTTTGGGGTCACTCAGCGCTTAGGTGAAGAATATGAAAAATTAGGACATCAAACCGAGTTTTACTCACTCAGTGATTTGCCAAAATCGTTACATCCCCTCGCAAAATTCTTACTTTTTCCTGAATTCACCGCTGCGAAAATTGTGCGATCGCTCTCGAAATCCTCGATCGATGTCATCGATGCCTCGACCGCTGATGCCTGGATCTGGGGCTTAATCCTGCAAAAATTCCGCAAAACTCGTCCGCTCTTAGTCGCCCGCTGTCACGGCTTAGAACACATCGAACATTTGGAATACCTCGAAGAAGCCAAGCGCGGAAATCTCAAACTCGAATGGAAATACCCACTCTACCGAGGCAGTATTCGTCTCTGGGAAGCAGCAACTTCGATGCAGCAATCGGATCTCGTTCTGTTGTTGAACAATCGCGATCGCGATTACGTCGTCGAAAAGTTAGGAGTTCATCCCGATCGCGCTCACGTTGTCCCAAACGGCATTCCTGAAACGATGTTGAATCGATCGTTTGAGCCAACCCCGCCCGAAAATGAACCGATTAAAATCGCTCAAGTTAGCAGCTACATTGTTCGTAAAGGCATTCAGTATGGTTCACCTGCGTTGAATGCGCTACTCAAACGCTATCCGAAACTCGAAGTCAGCTTATTCGGAACTGAGATTCCAGCAGAGCAGGTTTATGCTGATTTCGATTCAGAGGTGCGCGATCGCTTAACCGTCATTCCTTATTATGAAAATCATCGACTCCCAGAATTGCTCAAAGGGCATCACATCAAAGTCATGCCTACGATTTCTGAAGGCTTTGGGGTTGCACTCTTAGAAGCGATGGCGTGCGGACTGGCTCCGGTAACTACAACCGCACCGGGACCGATGGAAATTGTGCGCGATCGAGAAACTGGGTTGATCGTGCCTTGTCGCGATCGAGCCGCCTTCGAGCAAGCGATTGAGACGTTGATTTTAGATCGCGGTTTGCTCGATCGACTCAGGCAGAATGCTTGTCGATTTGCACAGCGCTACAGTTGGAAAAATATCGCTCAGGAGAATCTCAACCTGTATGACTTGGCTTGGAAACTGCGATCGGATTTATCGCCTGAATGGATGACGAATGAACGCGATCGACCCACGATATACAAACGCGATTACCCGACCACGTACAGACGCGATTAA
- a CDS encoding glucose-6-phosphate isomerase, whose amino-acid sequence MHTTQPQPKSPQLSEPWLLVGCLIAFTALCLAVNAASILRLVFPAGSLAVGALLFFRYPIFYIGYTWWLWFLTPFVRRLIDWEVGWLDPNPVLLAPFFVAFIPILTLLIQLPKAIKGNGLPFVMSAAAVLYGAFIGLLSYSSQTVIIALLSWMTPILFGYYIFSHWRNFPELKRVTEKTFLWGILVMGIYGVIQFLVAPVWDQYWLQNLINLLQIYSFGTPNPLGIRVFSTMHSPQPFATVMVAGLLLLFAIKSPIKIASSAFGYLAFLLTLARTSWLSWFIGLIVFIPSLKPRLQMRLIVTLMVMSLVVLPLAMIEPFSTVISSRFQTFFSAQQDGSFIDRSLGYSNLLSEAFSEIEGRGLGYVIRDANIGGNDSGILTLFLNLGWIGTIPYVAGMVLLVVNALQTRQASNDPFVGACRAIVIATVSQISLNTVFLTPFGIVLWGFMGLAAAARLYETQQAANPPTIETILDQR is encoded by the coding sequence ATGCACACTACCCAACCTCAACCCAAATCGCCGCAGCTCTCTGAACCCTGGCTGCTCGTTGGCTGCCTCATTGCATTCACCGCCCTTTGTCTCGCCGTAAATGCTGCCTCAATCCTTCGATTAGTCTTTCCTGCGGGAAGTCTAGCGGTTGGAGCACTCCTCTTTTTTCGATATCCCATTTTCTACATCGGATATACCTGGTGGCTGTGGTTTCTCACCCCGTTTGTGCGTCGATTAATCGATTGGGAAGTCGGCTGGCTCGATCCAAATCCAGTCCTACTTGCTCCATTTTTCGTCGCATTTATACCGATTTTGACGTTACTCATTCAATTACCCAAAGCAATCAAAGGAAATGGACTTCCTTTTGTCATGTCTGCTGCTGCTGTATTGTATGGAGCATTCATTGGACTGTTAAGCTATTCATCCCAGACCGTAATCATCGCACTATTGAGCTGGATGACACCGATCTTATTCGGATACTATATTTTTTCCCATTGGCGAAACTTTCCCGAACTCAAGCGCGTTACCGAAAAAACTTTCCTGTGGGGAATTTTGGTTATGGGAATTTATGGAGTAATCCAGTTTCTGGTCGCGCCCGTATGGGATCAGTATTGGCTGCAAAATTTGATTAATCTGCTGCAAATTTACTCGTTCGGAACACCAAATCCATTAGGCATCCGTGTATTTAGTACGATGCACTCTCCACAACCCTTTGCGACCGTAATGGTGGCAGGATTGTTATTGCTGTTTGCAATTAAGAGTCCAATCAAGATTGCATCCTCAGCGTTTGGCTATTTGGCGTTTCTCTTAACGTTGGCGAGAACATCCTGGCTGAGTTGGTTTATTGGTTTAATCGTCTTCATCCCTTCGTTGAAGCCCAGACTCCAGATGCGGTTGATTGTGACGTTAATGGTGATGTCTCTCGTCGTATTGCCATTAGCGATGATTGAACCCTTTTCGACGGTGATTAGTTCGCGATTTCAAACGTTTTTCTCTGCGCAACAGGACGGGAGTTTTATCGATCGTAGTCTCGGCTATTCCAATCTCTTAAGCGAAGCCTTCAGCGAAATCGAAGGGCGCGGTTTAGGATACGTGATTCGAGATGCAAATATCGGCGGAAACGATAGCGGGATCTTAACGCTGTTCTTGAATTTGGGCTGGATTGGCACGATTCCTTATGTTGCAGGAATGGTGCTTCTGGTCGTGAATGCGCTGCAAACTCGCCAAGCCTCAAACGATCCGTTTGTCGGTGCCTGTCGTGCGATCGTCATTGCCACCGTCTCCCAAATCAGTCTGAATACAGTCTTTCTTACTCCATTCGGAATTGTGCTTTGGGGATTTATGGGACTAGCTGCGGCGGCTCGATTGTACGAAACGCAACAGGCAGCTAATCCCCCGACGATCGAGACAATCCTTGATCAACGTTAG
- a CDS encoding Npun_F5560 family protein, with protein MIQLDASQAQQIHAENLRLQEELQMRDQLVQQLSQELFRLVKGNAIAPVPSSDEPSERHLAEVQSLREQLHTVEQQVTFYQEQMTQRDQEIYELRQTTQELTERSKMLEQVVQELPKVYRQKFAERMQPVREKVAMIQRENRQLHAELQSVNYRLAVKNRRNGHLDLPTFPRGEGDISLPTFGNA; from the coding sequence GTGATTCAACTCGATGCTTCTCAAGCCCAACAAATTCACGCTGAAAATCTCCGCCTCCAAGAGGAACTGCAAATGCGCGATCAACTCGTGCAGCAGTTGTCTCAGGAGCTTTTCCGGTTGGTAAAAGGCAATGCGATCGCACCCGTTCCAAGCTCCGATGAACCGTCAGAGCGGCATCTGGCAGAAGTCCAATCTCTTAGAGAGCAGCTTCACACGGTCGAACAGCAAGTCACGTTCTACCAAGAGCAGATGACACAGCGCGATCAGGAAATCTACGAACTGCGCCAGACGACTCAGGAACTGACTGAGCGATCGAAGATGCTGGAACAGGTCGTGCAAGAATTGCCCAAGGTCTACCGCCAGAAGTTTGCCGAACGAATGCAGCCGGTTCGGGAGAAAGTGGCGATGATTCAGCGGGAGAATCGTCAACTTCATGCAGAATTACAAAGCGTCAATTACCGCCTTGCGGTGAAGAATCGCCGGAACGGGCATCTTGATTTACCCACTTTTCCACGGGGTGAAGGTGACATTTCTTTGCCCACGTTTGGGAACGCTTAG
- a CDS encoding SH3 domain-containing protein, producing the protein MERSAYAATVSVHLHSALTRFARSLKKFCINLRSSAWISVAGLMLGASILIIQAPDAQAFTVQVNSSVSALNVRNGPGTQFGLNGRPLFPGEIVRVVNQSGSWYQLPDGGWFSSAFVTTGPGTGGGGVGGGGTPINQTVRATTTVNVRNGPGTGFSLNGRPLNPGETVRVIRQSNGWYQLPDGGWFSSQFAQVVSGGGAGGGGTPTNRTVRATTTVNVRNGPGTGFSLNGRPLFAGETVRVVRESGGWYQLPDGGWFSSAFATTVSGGGTGGGGNFTSATVSTNGSNLLIRSNPGGGVIGSLSNGTVVRLSGQRSGGYTQLSSGGWVSSSWLR; encoded by the coding sequence ATGGAAAGATCTGCTTACGCTGCAACCGTCAGTGTCCATCTGCATTCCGCACTGACTCGGTTCGCTCGATCGCTGAAAAAATTCTGCATAAATCTTCGTAGCTCAGCTTGGATTAGTGTCGCCGGATTGATGCTCGGAGCCTCGATCTTGATCATTCAAGCACCCGATGCTCAAGCCTTTACGGTTCAAGTGAATTCCAGCGTTTCTGCGCTCAATGTCCGCAACGGTCCTGGAACCCAGTTCGGCTTGAACGGCAGACCGCTCTTCCCCGGTGAAATCGTGCGAGTCGTGAATCAATCGGGAAGTTGGTATCAATTGCCCGATGGCGGTTGGTTCTCGTCCGCTTTCGTCACCACAGGACCTGGGACTGGCGGCGGTGGAGTCGGGGGCGGGGGAACTCCGATTAATCAAACTGTGAGAGCAACCACAACCGTTAACGTGAGAAATGGTCCTGGAACCGGATTTAGCTTGAATGGTAGACCGCTGAATCCGGGTGAAACGGTGCGAGTGATTCGGCAATCAAATGGCTGGTATCAATTGCCCGATGGCGGTTGGTTCTCTTCACAGTTCGCACAAGTGGTTTCTGGAGGCGGAGCTGGCGGCGGGGGAACACCGACCAATCGAACTGTGAGAGCAACCACGACTGTTAACGTGAGAAATGGTCCTGGAACCGGATTTAGCTTGAATGGTAGACCGCTCTTTGCGGGTGAAACAGTCCGGGTAGTCCGCGAATCGGGAGGCTGGTATCAATTGCCTGATGGTGGTTGGTTCTCTTCTGCATTTGCCACAACTGTTTCCGGTGGCGGCACTGGGGGCGGCGGTAACTTTACCTCGGCGACCGTTTCCACGAATGGCAGTAATTTGCTGATTCGATCGAATCCTGGCGGCGGTGTGATCGGCAGTCTTTCCAATGGGACGGTTGTGCGCTTATCGGGACAGCGCAGCGGGGGTTATACTCAGCTATCCAGTGGCGGCTGGGTGTCTAGCTCTTGGTTGAGATAG
- a CDS encoding glycosyltransferase family 4 protein produces the protein MNLIILENHVTSQRGGQETNLLTICRGLFERGHRITLLYLKPGDLLAEYRSFCDRTIQISAYGFDWRSLTSTMRFLPSLIQIRQLSIEPNSVIFCNDYHFSLFASALSFFRQIPYVCYLQLPPLQLNRQRKFGLRNVDRFIAVSHQTKQDWIKFGTDSDRIRVVHNGVDLEKFKPAENSIQARQQWGIFDDTKIISYIGRIDREKGLETLIQATAILMKEGRRIKTLIAGKPLTHYSFSKGRECEDKGMNYLRSLTQLADSQDVSDQVQFVGHLANPISLYHASDVNVLPSIWSEPCSLGLFESLACSVPKVASRIGGNPEILAGEFDDYLFEPGNAEDLAECLDRVIDWREKDPTLGIQCRQYVSDYFSYEKLIDGIEKNLLELVIS, from the coding sequence ATGAATCTGATTATTCTTGAAAATCACGTCACCAGTCAGCGCGGAGGACAAGAAACAAACCTACTCACCATCTGTCGTGGACTCTTCGAGCGCGGGCATCGAATCACCCTGCTCTATCTCAAACCAGGAGATTTATTAGCAGAATATCGATCGTTTTGCGATCGCACGATTCAAATTAGCGCTTACGGTTTCGATTGGCGAAGTTTAACTAGCACGATGCGATTTCTACCAAGCTTGATTCAGATCAGGCAACTCTCGATCGAGCCAAATTCCGTCATATTTTGCAACGACTATCATTTCTCATTATTTGCGTCTGCACTTTCGTTTTTCCGCCAAATCCCGTATGTGTGTTATCTACAACTTCCACCACTGCAACTGAATCGACAACGAAAATTTGGATTGCGAAACGTCGATCGATTTATTGCGGTTTCTCATCAGACAAAACAAGATTGGATCAAGTTTGGAACGGACAGCGATCGTATTCGAGTCGTACATAACGGCGTTGATTTAGAGAAATTCAAACCTGCTGAAAACTCAATTCAAGCACGACAGCAATGGGGTATTTTTGATGACACAAAAATCATCTCCTATATCGGTAGAATCGACCGGGAAAAAGGACTTGAAACCCTGATTCAAGCGACTGCGATCTTAATGAAGGAAGGAAGAAGAATCAAAACGCTGATTGCTGGAAAACCCCTCACACATTACAGTTTTTCTAAAGGGCGCGAGTGTGAAGACAAAGGCATGAATTATTTACGATCGCTCACTCAATTAGCTGACTCTCAAGACGTTTCTGATCAAGTTCAATTCGTCGGACATCTTGCGAATCCGATTTCGCTTTATCATGCCAGCGATGTGAACGTTTTACCGAGCATCTGGAGCGAGCCTTGTAGTTTAGGTTTGTTTGAATCGCTTGCCTGCAGTGTGCCCAAAGTTGCCAGTCGGATTGGCGGAAATCCTGAGATTTTAGCAGGGGAATTCGACGATTACTTATTCGAGCCTGGAAATGCAGAAGATTTGGCAGAGTGTCTCGATCGCGTCATTGATTGGCGAGAAAAAGATCCAACTTTAGGAATACAGTGTCGTCAGTATGTTTCCGATTATTTTAGTTACGAGAAATTGATCGATGGTATCGAAAAGAACCTACTTGAACTGGTTATTTCCTAA